A stretch of Mycobacterium sp. ITM-2016-00316 DNA encodes these proteins:
- a CDS encoding primosomal protein N', giving the protein MTQTRRAAEHEPIARVLPMLSVPHLDREFDYLVSAEQSDDAQPGVRVRVRFHGRLVDAFVLERRSDTDHSGKLGWLDRVVSAEPVLTPDIRRLTDAVAARYVGTRPDVLRLAIPPRHAGVEKKPPAELPPLAHQPVDESGWAQYGRGEQFLAAIREGRAARAVWQALPGEHWALRLAEAAAATVHAGRGALIVVPDQRDVDAVHAAAVGCVDESRVVALSAGLGPSQRYRRWLAVLRGQARLVIGTRSAVFAPIADLGLVIVWDDGDDNLAEPRAPYPHAREVAMLRAHQLRCAAIIGGYARTAEAHALVRSRWAHDLVATRPVVRNHAPRVVALDDNAFDQERDPAAHTARLPSMALRTARAALEAGHPVLVQVPRRGYVPALACARCRTVARCRHCTGPLSLPDRDTHGAVCRWCARAELTLRCVSCGSDAVRAVVVGARRTAEELGRALPGASVITSGGESVLSAVGPKPAVVVATPGAEPVAEGGYGAALLLDSWALLGRQDLRAAEDTLRRWMAAAALVRSRADGGSVAVIAESTIPTVQSLIRWDPVGHAESELNARDEVALPPAVHLAVLDGVPEAVTALLAAAELPPAAEPLGPVELPPGARRPPGIAVDSVVSRMLVRVPRTGGLDLAAALRRAVNGLSARHDQQPVRVQMDPLHIG; this is encoded by the coding sequence GTGACCCAGACCCGCCGCGCCGCCGAACACGAGCCGATCGCGCGGGTGCTGCCGATGCTGTCCGTGCCGCACCTGGACCGCGAATTCGACTACCTGGTGTCGGCCGAACAGTCCGACGATGCCCAGCCCGGCGTGCGGGTCAGGGTGCGTTTCCACGGCCGGCTGGTGGACGCCTTCGTCCTGGAAAGGCGTTCGGACACCGATCATTCGGGAAAACTCGGCTGGCTGGACCGGGTGGTCTCCGCCGAGCCGGTGCTGACGCCGGATATCCGCAGGCTCACCGACGCCGTCGCGGCCCGCTATGTCGGAACCCGCCCCGACGTGCTGCGGCTGGCCATCCCGCCGCGGCACGCCGGCGTCGAGAAGAAGCCACCGGCCGAGCTGCCACCGTTGGCACACCAGCCGGTCGACGAGTCGGGCTGGGCGCAGTACGGGCGCGGCGAACAGTTCCTGGCCGCGATCCGGGAGGGCCGGGCGGCTCGGGCCGTCTGGCAGGCCCTGCCCGGTGAGCACTGGGCGCTGCGGCTCGCCGAGGCAGCGGCGGCCACCGTGCACGCCGGGCGCGGTGCCCTCATCGTGGTGCCCGATCAACGGGATGTCGACGCCGTACACGCGGCGGCGGTGGGCTGCGTGGACGAATCCCGGGTGGTGGCGCTGTCCGCCGGGCTGGGCCCCTCGCAGCGCTACCGGCGCTGGCTGGCGGTGCTTCGGGGTCAGGCCCGGCTGGTCATCGGCACCCGCAGCGCGGTGTTCGCGCCCATCGCCGATCTCGGGCTGGTCATCGTCTGGGACGACGGCGACGACAACCTGGCCGAACCGCGCGCGCCGTATCCGCACGCCCGCGAGGTGGCGATGCTGCGCGCACACCAATTGCGTTGTGCGGCAATCATCGGCGGGTACGCCAGGACCGCCGAGGCGCACGCACTGGTGCGTAGCCGGTGGGCCCACGACCTCGTCGCGACCCGCCCGGTGGTGCGCAACCACGCGCCTCGGGTGGTGGCTCTGGACGACAACGCTTTCGACCAGGAACGTGACCCGGCGGCACACACCGCGCGGCTGCCGTCGATGGCGCTGCGCACCGCCCGCGCCGCGCTGGAGGCCGGGCACCCGGTGCTCGTGCAGGTGCCGCGGCGGGGATACGTGCCGGCACTGGCCTGCGCCCGCTGCCGCACCGTGGCGCGGTGTCGGCACTGCACCGGGCCGCTGTCGCTGCCCGACCGGGATACCCATGGCGCGGTGTGTCGTTGGTGCGCCCGCGCCGAACTGACGCTGCGATGTGTGAGCTGTGGATCGGATGCGGTGCGTGCGGTGGTGGTCGGTGCGCGACGGACCGCCGAGGAGCTCGGCCGGGCGTTGCCGGGCGCCAGCGTCATCACCTCCGGCGGAGAGTCGGTGCTGTCCGCGGTGGGACCGAAACCCGCCGTCGTCGTCGCCACCCCGGGCGCGGAGCCGGTGGCCGAGGGCGGCTACGGCGCCGCATTGCTGCTCGACAGCTGGGCACTGCTGGGACGCCAGGATCTGCGGGCTGCCGAGGACACGCTGCGCCGCTGGATGGCCGCGGCGGCTCTGGTCCGCAGCCGCGCCGACGGGGGCTCGGTGGCGGTGATCGCCGAGTCGACGATCCCGACCGTGCAATCGCTGATCCGCTGGGACCCGGTCGGCCACGCGGAATCCGAGCTCAACGCCCGCGACGAGGTGGCGCTGCCGCCCGCGGTCCATCTCGCGGTGCTCGACGGGGTGCCCGAGGCCGTCACCGCCTTGCTGGCGGCCGCCGAACTGCCGCCCGCAGCGGAACCGCTGGGGCCGGTGGAGCTCCCACCCGGCGCACGCCGACCGCCGGGTATCGCGGTGGACAGTGTGGTGAGCCGGATGCTCGTGCGGGTGCCACGCACCGGCGGTCTGGACCTTGCGGCGGCCCTGCGTCGTGCGGTGAACGGGCTCAGCGCCCGCCACGATCAGCAGCCGGTGCGTGTCCAAATGGACCCCTTGCACATAGGGTAG
- a CDS encoding DUF2207 domain-containing protein: protein MGRLFKLLIPLVLIAFGLLWPVVFSATPTGGGDASPDPVVISDYTAHYTVNADGDMDAVETITGEFPVGRHGIFRHWDVANQNSPKVRQVPQIQSILWDGEPAPYQLLWEGRDRFRVAKIGSPDSTLTPGPHVFEIRYRIPGVLDPGTSGAGKQFGGSTGEASAPTVFFWNVFAPAWNNRIQNVDITVTLPEPVVGAQCSVGYGRGTACSDLTVDGNTVRLAAQWLGPHTPVTLRAGMDMPTPPRAELLWTYHWDRVLGQSTTRVVVLLGLALLAGLAAVLWSRSTVEAPPGFPIQYAPPPGLGPVQTEYIRTESVPKNGLTATLFHLAERELVDLRQISKNDWNVTGTAAPGAWADIDPVGVAVGSALKIIGPGAEFKARKSARSGEKLSKAKTDMADAVQKWALEEGLMVKRRKELWLRAANAVAAILMVCGFFRWGFPITLWALPFAVFFLFSAASWRAGVGTRRTAAGRELWSRAGGFHRLLSTDSAESRFDFGARKDLYAAYVPFAVAAGSAALWAQKYRDVTGAVAPQPEWYHSSSSTSWGLSGGSGGAGFDSFESALSSSIGAYTASQSSSSSGGSSSSGGGGGGGGGGGGGGGGSW from the coding sequence ATGGGGCGGCTGTTCAAGCTACTGATCCCGTTGGTGCTCATCGCGTTTGGCCTGCTGTGGCCGGTGGTGTTCAGCGCGACCCCCACCGGTGGTGGCGACGCCTCCCCGGATCCGGTGGTCATCAGTGACTACACCGCCCACTACACGGTGAACGCCGACGGTGACATGGACGCCGTCGAGACCATCACCGGTGAGTTCCCCGTCGGACGGCACGGCATCTTCCGGCACTGGGATGTGGCCAATCAGAACAGCCCCAAGGTCCGGCAGGTCCCGCAGATCCAGTCGATCCTGTGGGACGGTGAACCGGCGCCCTATCAGCTGCTCTGGGAGGGCCGGGACCGGTTCCGGGTGGCCAAGATCGGTAGCCCCGACAGCACGCTGACCCCCGGGCCGCACGTGTTCGAGATCCGGTACCGCATCCCCGGCGTGCTCGACCCCGGAACCTCGGGCGCCGGTAAGCAATTCGGCGGTTCGACGGGTGAGGCGAGCGCGCCGACGGTGTTCTTCTGGAACGTCTTCGCACCGGCCTGGAACAATAGGATCCAGAATGTCGACATCACCGTCACCCTGCCGGAGCCGGTGGTCGGCGCCCAGTGCTCGGTCGGATACGGCCGGGGCACCGCCTGCAGCGATCTCACCGTCGACGGGAACACCGTGCGGCTGGCCGCGCAATGGCTGGGACCGCACACCCCGGTCACTCTGCGGGCGGGCATGGACATGCCGACACCGCCGCGCGCCGAGCTGCTGTGGACCTACCACTGGGACCGGGTGTTGGGGCAGTCGACCACCCGGGTGGTGGTGCTGTTGGGCCTGGCTCTGCTTGCCGGGCTGGCGGCCGTTCTGTGGTCGCGCAGCACCGTCGAGGCGCCGCCGGGATTCCCGATCCAGTACGCGCCGCCGCCTGGTCTGGGCCCCGTGCAGACCGAGTACATCCGCACCGAATCGGTGCCCAAGAACGGCCTGACCGCGACGCTTTTCCACCTCGCCGAACGCGAACTCGTCGACCTGCGCCAGATCAGCAAGAACGACTGGAACGTCACCGGCACCGCTGCGCCCGGCGCCTGGGCCGATATCGACCCGGTCGGCGTCGCGGTCGGTTCGGCGCTGAAGATCATCGGCCCCGGCGCCGAGTTCAAGGCCAGGAAATCCGCCAGATCGGGGGAGAAGCTCAGTAAGGCCAAGACCGACATGGCCGACGCGGTGCAGAAGTGGGCCCTCGAGGAGGGCCTGATGGTGAAACGCCGCAAGGAACTGTGGTTGCGCGCCGCCAATGCCGTCGCGGCGATCCTGATGGTGTGCGGGTTCTTCCGGTGGGGGTTTCCGATCACCCTGTGGGCGCTGCCGTTCGCGGTGTTCTTCTTGTTCTCCGCGGCGTCGTGGCGTGCCGGGGTGGGCACCAGGCGTACCGCGGCGGGTCGCGAACTGTGGTCACGCGCAGGCGGATTCCACCGGTTGTTGTCCACCGACTCGGCGGAGAGCCGGTTCGATTTCGGGGCGCGCAAGGACCTCTACGCGGCCTACGTGCCGTTCGCGGTGGCCGCGGGCAGCGCGGCGCTGTGGGCGCAGAAATACCGCGACGTCACCGGGGCGGTTGCACCACAACCGGAGTGGTACCACTCGTCGTCCAGCACGTCCTGGGGCCTGTCCGGAGGTTCCGGCGGTGCCGGATTCGACAGTTTCGAATCGGCGCTGTCGTCATCGATCGGCGCCTACACCGCGTCGCAGTCGTCGTCCTCCAGCGGCGGCAGCAGTAGCAGCGGTGGAGGCGGCGGTGGCGGTGGCGGCGGCGGAGGAGGTGGAGGCGGATCATGGTGA
- a CDS encoding LemA family protein: MVRFLLILVLAIAVLVLIGLVVGYNKLKSADVRVAEALSGIDVELTRRAALIPSLVHTVGSFATHEKAILDHVTDARAALNAATGGESVARRSAAEGELDTALGQVLALGQSYPQLNSSTNFLNLQENLTDTENKLAFARQYYNDAVAGVNRLITTMPWMFVAPIAGVQEREFYQTPRLP, from the coding sequence ATGGTGAGGTTCTTGCTGATTCTGGTACTGGCGATCGCCGTGCTGGTGTTGATCGGGTTGGTGGTCGGCTACAACAAGCTCAAGTCGGCCGACGTGCGGGTGGCCGAAGCGCTGTCCGGGATCGATGTCGAACTGACCCGCCGCGCGGCGCTGATCCCGAGCCTGGTGCACACGGTGGGCTCGTTCGCCACCCACGAGAAGGCGATCCTGGATCACGTCACCGACGCCCGGGCCGCACTGAACGCCGCCACCGGCGGCGAATCGGTGGCCCGGCGCAGCGCCGCGGAGGGTGAACTGGACACCGCGCTCGGCCAGGTGCTGGCGCTCGGGCAGAGCTACCCACAGCTCAACTCGTCGACCAACTTCCTGAATCTGCAGGAGAACCTGACCGACACCGAGAACAAGTTGGCCTTCGCCCGGCAGTACTACAACGACGCGGTCGCCGGGGTGAACCGGCTGATCACCACGATGCCGTGGATGTTCGTGGCCCCGATCGCCGGTGTGCAGGAACGCGAGTTCTACCAGACTCCACGTCTTCCCTAG
- the fmt gene encoding methionyl-tRNA formyltransferase, with product MRLIFAGTPEPALPSLRRLIDSENHDVVAVLTRPDAAAGRRGTPAPSPVAQLATEHGIPVLKPERPNTAEFVAELTALAPDACAVVAYGALLRADLLAVPPRGWVNLHFSLLPAWRGAAPVQAAIAAGDEVTGATTFQIELDLDSGPVYGVVTETIRPTDTAGDLLERLSVSGAGLLEATMDGIADGTLDPVPQPADGVTVAPKITVEEARVRWELPAHAVDRRVRAVTPNPGAWTMIGDVRVKVGPVRPDDSKVLAAGELEVGRRDVWIGTGSDAVALSWVQPPGKKPMNAADWARGARPDASVRAL from the coding sequence GTGCGACTCATCTTTGCCGGAACCCCGGAGCCCGCGCTGCCCTCGCTGCGCAGACTGATCGACTCCGAAAACCATGATGTCGTCGCGGTACTGACCCGGCCCGATGCCGCGGCCGGCCGGCGCGGCACGCCGGCGCCGTCCCCGGTGGCTCAGCTGGCCACCGAGCACGGCATCCCGGTGCTCAAGCCCGAGCGACCCAACACCGCGGAGTTCGTCGCCGAACTGACCGCCCTGGCGCCCGACGCCTGCGCGGTGGTCGCCTACGGCGCACTGCTGCGCGCGGACCTACTGGCCGTGCCGCCGCGGGGCTGGGTGAATCTGCACTTCTCGCTGCTTCCGGCCTGGCGCGGAGCCGCCCCGGTGCAAGCCGCGATCGCCGCGGGGGACGAGGTCACCGGGGCGACCACCTTCCAGATCGAACTCGACCTGGACTCCGGACCCGTCTACGGCGTCGTCACCGAGACCATCCGCCCGACCGACACAGCCGGGGATCTGCTTGAGCGCCTGTCTGTTTCGGGCGCGGGATTATTGGAGGCCACCATGGACGGTATCGCCGACGGAACGCTCGACCCGGTACCTCAGCCCGCCGATGGGGTCACCGTCGCACCCAAGATCACCGTCGAGGAGGCGCGGGTGCGCTGGGAACTGCCCGCGCACGCGGTCGATCGCCGGGTCCGGGCGGTCACCCCGAACCCCGGTGCGTGGACGATGATCGGCGATGTGCGCGTCAAGGTCGGCCCGGTGCGTCCCGACGACTCGAAGGTGCTCGCCGCGGGGGAGCTCGAAGTCGGCAGGCGTGACGTATGGATCGGCACCGGTTCCGATGCGGTGGCGCTGAGCTGGGTTCAGCCGCCCGGGAAGAAGCCGATGAACGCCGCCGACTGGGCGCGCGGAGCACGTCCGGACGCATCGGTGCGGGCGCTGTGA
- a CDS encoding RsmB/NOP family class I SAM-dependent RNA methyltransferase: protein MDPARRAAFDVLRAVSERDAYANLTLPALLRDRGIKGLDAAFATELAYGTCRTRGLLDAVISAAADRPVDQIDSVLLDLLRLGSYQLLRTRVDAHAALDTTVDQAGIEFDSVRAGFVNGVLRKIAGQDEQAWIAELAPPQASDPIGHAAFVNAHPRWVAQAFVDALGAGAGQLGALLASDDERPVVHLAARPGVLTAADLAAQAEGTVGRYSPYAVYLSGGDPGELVAVREGAALVQDEGSQLVARAVTLATVDGPDHGRWLDLCSGPGGKTALIAALAGDARVTAVEPAEHRADFVERNTAGLPVDVLRVDGRESGLEPASFDRVLVDAPCTGLGALRRRPEARWRRQPGDVPTLAKLQRELLAAAIALTRPGGVVLYATCSPHLAETVGVVADALRRHPVTALDTREFFPGVDQLGDGPYVQLWPHLHGTDAMFAAALKVG, encoded by the coding sequence CTGGACCCGGCCCGGCGCGCGGCGTTCGACGTGCTGCGCGCGGTCAGTGAACGCGACGCCTACGCGAACCTGACCCTGCCGGCCCTGCTGCGCGACCGGGGAATCAAGGGTCTCGACGCCGCCTTCGCCACCGAACTCGCCTACGGCACCTGCCGCACCCGGGGCCTGCTCGACGCCGTGATCAGCGCGGCGGCCGACCGGCCCGTCGACCAGATCGACTCGGTTCTGCTGGACCTGCTGCGGCTGGGCAGCTACCAGTTGCTGCGCACCAGGGTGGACGCGCACGCCGCCCTCGACACCACCGTCGATCAGGCGGGAATCGAATTCGATTCGGTACGAGCAGGTTTCGTCAACGGTGTGCTGCGCAAGATCGCCGGCCAGGATGAGCAGGCCTGGATCGCCGAACTCGCACCGCCGCAGGCCAGCGATCCGATCGGGCATGCCGCCTTCGTCAACGCTCACCCACGGTGGGTGGCCCAGGCCTTCGTCGATGCGCTCGGTGCCGGTGCCGGGCAGCTCGGCGCGCTGCTCGCCAGCGATGACGAGCGGCCCGTCGTTCACCTGGCCGCCCGGCCCGGGGTGCTGACCGCCGCGGACCTCGCTGCCCAGGCCGAGGGAACCGTCGGCCGGTACTCGCCGTATGCGGTCTATCTGTCCGGGGGTGACCCGGGCGAGCTGGTCGCGGTGCGGGAAGGCGCCGCGCTGGTGCAGGACGAAGGGTCGCAGCTGGTGGCGCGCGCCGTGACCCTGGCCACCGTGGACGGCCCCGACCACGGCCGGTGGCTGGACCTGTGCTCGGGACCGGGCGGTAAGACCGCGCTGATCGCGGCGCTGGCCGGGGATGCCCGTGTCACGGCGGTGGAGCCCGCCGAGCACCGGGCCGATTTCGTCGAACGCAACACCGCCGGACTGCCCGTCGATGTGCTGCGAGTGGACGGCCGGGAATCGGGCCTGGAACCGGCGAGCTTCGACCGGGTGCTGGTCGACGCGCCGTGCACCGGTCTGGGTGCGTTGCGGCGCAGGCCCGAGGCGCGCTGGCGGCGCCAGCCCGGCGATGTGCCGACGCTGGCGAAGTTGCAGCGGGAGCTGCTGGCGGCGGCCATCGCGCTGACCCGGCCCGGTGGCGTGGTGCTTTATGCCACGTGTTCGCCGCATCTGGCCGAGACCGTCGGCGTGGTGGCCGATGCGCTGCGCAGGCACCCGGTGACGGCGCTGGACACCCGGGAGTTTTTTCCGGGCGTCGATCAGCTCGGCGACGGACCATACGTGCAGCTCTGGCCGCACCTGCATGGCACCGATGCGATGTTCGCCGCGGCGCTGAAAGTAGGCTGA
- the rpe gene encoding ribulose-phosphate 3-epimerase: MSGQSPVAPLAQAPLIAPSILAADFARLSDEVAAVAGADWLHVDVMDNHFVPNLTLGLPVVESLLKVTDIPMDCHLMIDQPERWAPPYAEAGAYNVTFHAEATDNPVGVARDIRAAGARAGLSVKPGTALEPYLEILREFDTLLVMSVEPGFGGQKFIPEVLSKVSTVRRLVDAGELTIVVEIDGGINADTIEAAAEAGVDCFVAGSAVYSAEDPAEAVRRLRRQAAAASPHLTL, translated from the coding sequence ATGTCTGGTCAATCGCCCGTCGCCCCGCTCGCCCAGGCCCCGCTCATCGCGCCGTCCATTCTCGCCGCCGACTTCGCCAGGCTGTCCGACGAAGTCGCCGCCGTCGCCGGTGCGGACTGGTTGCACGTCGATGTGATGGACAACCACTTCGTGCCGAACCTCACGCTGGGGCTGCCCGTGGTCGAGAGCCTGCTCAAGGTCACCGACATCCCGATGGACTGTCACCTGATGATCGATCAGCCCGAGCGGTGGGCGCCGCCGTACGCCGAGGCCGGCGCCTACAACGTCACCTTCCACGCCGAGGCGACCGACAACCCGGTGGGTGTCGCACGCGATATCCGCGCCGCCGGCGCCAGGGCGGGACTCTCGGTGAAGCCGGGCACCGCGCTGGAGCCCTACCTGGAGATCCTGCGGGAGTTCGACACCCTGCTGGTGATGTCGGTGGAGCCCGGATTCGGTGGCCAGAAGTTCATCCCCGAGGTGCTCTCGAAGGTGTCCACCGTGCGCCGCCTGGTGGATGCGGGGGAGCTGACGATCGTGGTGGAGATCGACGGCGGCATCAACGCCGACACCATCGAGGCCGCCGCCGAGGCCGGGGTGGACTGTTTCGTCGCGGGATCTGCGGTCTACAGCGCCGAGGATCCGGCCGAGGCGGTGCGGCGACTGCGCAGGCAGGCCGCCGCCGCCTCACCACACCTCACGTTATGA
- the ribD gene encoding bifunctional diaminohydroxyphosphoribosylaminopyrimidine deaminase/5-amino-6-(5-phosphoribosylamino)uracil reductase RibD yields the protein MTLEAAMRLAVEQADRVKGATYPNPPVGAVILDAAGEVVGVGATEPTGGAHAEVVALRRAGELARGGTAVVTLEPCNHHGRTPPCVEGLLAAGVSRVVYAVPDPNPVAAGGASRLGAAGVEVHAGVLGADVAGGPLREWLHKQRTGLPHVTWKFATSVDGRSAAADGSSQWITSESARADVHRRRGVVEAIVVGTGTVLFDDPTLTARLPDGSLAGRQPLRVVVGEREISPESNVLNDDSRTMVIRTRDPHEVMRALSDRTAVLLEGGPTLAGAFLRAGVIDRILAYVAPILLGGPITAVDDVGVLSMAGAQRWRFDGIEAIGPDVRLSLVPH from the coding sequence GTGACCCTGGAAGCCGCGATGCGGCTCGCCGTCGAGCAGGCCGACCGGGTCAAGGGCGCCACCTACCCGAATCCACCCGTGGGCGCGGTGATCCTGGACGCCGCGGGCGAGGTGGTCGGCGTCGGTGCGACCGAGCCGACCGGGGGAGCACACGCCGAGGTGGTGGCGCTGCGGCGGGCGGGTGAGTTGGCGCGCGGGGGAACAGCGGTGGTCACCCTGGAACCGTGCAATCACCACGGTCGTACCCCTCCCTGCGTGGAAGGTCTTCTGGCAGCAGGGGTGTCGCGCGTGGTGTACGCCGTACCGGATCCCAACCCGGTGGCTGCGGGTGGGGCATCGCGTCTGGGTGCGGCCGGTGTCGAGGTGCACGCCGGGGTACTCGGTGCCGATGTCGCCGGCGGACCGCTGCGCGAGTGGCTGCACAAGCAACGCACCGGGCTGCCGCACGTCACGTGGAAGTTCGCCACCAGCGTGGACGGGCGCAGCGCTGCCGCCGACGGCAGCAGCCAGTGGATCACCAGTGAGTCCGCCCGAGCCGACGTGCACCGTCGGCGCGGCGTGGTCGAGGCGATCGTGGTCGGCACCGGCACGGTGCTTTTCGACGACCCGACGCTGACCGCGCGCCTGCCCGACGGCAGCCTCGCCGGCCGTCAACCGTTGCGGGTGGTGGTCGGGGAGCGGGAGATATCACCGGAATCGAACGTGCTCAATGACGACTCGCGCACCATGGTGATCCGCACCCGCGACCCGCACGAGGTGATGCGCGCCCTGTCCGACCGGACCGCTGTCCTGCTCGAGGGTGGCCCGACGCTGGCCGGGGCGTTCTTGCGCGCGGGTGTGATCGACCGGATTCTGGCGTATGTGGCTCCCATTTTGCTGGGCGGGCCGATCACGGCGGTCGACGATGTCGGGGTGCTCAGCATGGCCGGCGCCCAGCGCTGGCGTTTCGACGGAATCGAGGCGATCGGGCCCGATGTCCGACTCAGTCTGGTGCCGCACTGA
- a CDS encoding sugar phosphate isomerase/epimerase produces the protein MSTSAESRGPGEGRVLSLAPLTVLELDPAELVDCAASAGYDAVGLRLIRATAQEPLRPTIGRTPLILETKRRLDDSGLRLVDIEVLRLRPETRVRADFEAFLETGAYLGATEVLVTGNDPDHSRTAQNLAELALLAAEFGLTPSLEPMPWTEVKDLRQGVAILTACPAGVGLLVDAIHYDRAMNSPAELAALPQEWIRYAQICDAPAERPGTVAEMMHQGREARLLPGAGGIDLVSMLRALPAGIPISVEAPLHSDAPAAVRAAAAARAAREVLALADEAGGCSFGTRRTRPAA, from the coding sequence ATGAGCACGTCGGCAGAATCCCGAGGCCCCGGCGAGGGGCGCGTTCTTTCGCTGGCGCCGCTCACGGTGCTGGAACTCGATCCGGCCGAACTCGTCGATTGTGCGGCGTCGGCGGGATATGACGCCGTCGGCTTGAGACTGATCCGCGCGACCGCCCAGGAGCCGCTGCGGCCGACCATCGGCCGAACTCCACTGATCCTGGAAACCAAGCGCCGCCTTGATGATTCGGGACTGCGCCTGGTGGATATCGAGGTGCTGCGGTTACGTCCGGAGACCAGGGTCCGCGCAGATTTCGAGGCCTTCCTGGAGACCGGAGCGTATCTCGGGGCCACCGAGGTCCTGGTCACGGGCAACGACCCCGACCACAGCCGGACCGCGCAGAATCTCGCTGAGCTGGCTTTGCTGGCAGCCGAATTCGGGCTGACCCCCAGCCTGGAGCCGATGCCGTGGACCGAGGTCAAGGATCTTCGTCAGGGTGTGGCGATTCTGACGGCGTGCCCGGCGGGAGTCGGTCTGCTGGTGGACGCCATCCACTACGACCGCGCCATGAACTCGCCCGCCGAGCTGGCCGCGCTGCCGCAGGAGTGGATTCGCTACGCGCAGATCTGTGACGCGCCTGCCGAACGTCCGGGCACGGTGGCGGAAATGATGCACCAGGGCCGCGAAGCGCGGTTACTTCCGGGCGCCGGAGGTATCGATTTGGTCTCGATGTTGCGTGCGCTGCCGGCGGGTATCCCGATCAGTGTGGAGGCCCCGCTGCACAGCGACGCACCGGCGGCGGTCCGGGCGGCGGCGGCGGCGCGGGCTGCGCGCGAGGTGCTGGCGCTGGCCGACGAGGCCGGCGGATGCAGTTTCGGTACTCGCCGCACTCGTCCCGCCGCGTAG